One window of the Candidatus Saccharibacteria bacterium genome contains the following:
- a CDS encoding DNA-directed RNA polymerase subunit beta, with protein MAKALTATKTTRVYLTDGSHDTGLSLPNLVDHQNKSFQWLVDEGLGELLAEISPVDDYTGTKLSLVFKQYHFEDPKLTEAEARENNVSYEAPLKATVELTNKVTGEVKEQEIYLGDYPWMTRRGTFIINGAERVVVSQLIRSAGVFYTAELHGTRSLYSAKVIPGRGAWLEFETAANGALYVKIDRKRKIPVTTLLRALGMTEASMKEAFKHVDQAKDSFLQSTLDKDPSKGHAEALIEVYRRLRPGDLATVDNARSLLENMFYNFKRFDFSRVGRYKINQRLGLDVANTAENRIMRLEDLVAIVAELIRMNVTQEPGDDIDSLSNRRIKMVGELVQRQFRIGLLRMVRNTQDRMSMSEIETVQPGQLINARPVVAAVREFFASSQLSQFMDQINPLSELAHKRRLSSMGPGGLSRERAGFEVRDAHATHYGRICAVETPEGANVGLVLNLANFARINDYGFIETPYRKVVKGKVTDEIVYLDAAAEEHAVIAGAGVPTDKNGTFVEARVSARAGLKSATVDRNDVTHVDAAQNQIIGSSAGLIPFIEKNYVYRALMGSNQQRQAVPLIAPQSPVVGTGVEAAAAANTGQLVVAEAAGEVVKANADQVVVKYKDGNVTYDALHFVRSNEGTSINQHVVVSTGDKVKAGDALIEGMSIQGGELALGKDLLVAFMPWAGYNFEDAIIISRKLVEDDTLTSVHIVDYMIEVRETKLGPEIVTRDIPNVSEDALRHLDDDGIVRIGAEVHPGDILVGKITPKGEQELSSEERLLRAIFGEKAKEVRDTSQRMSNGKHGKVVGVKVFSRENGHELKAGVLMQIQVFVAQMRKISVGDKLGGRHGNKGVIARILPVEDMPFMEDGTPVDIVLNPLGVPSRMNIGQLFETHLGMAARALGMKVASPSFNGVPMSKIRDMLKEAGFPEDGKQQLYDGRTGGAYKERTTVGSMYMIKLNHMVADKIHARSTGPYTMVTQQPLGGKAQNGGQRFGEMEVWALEAYGAANTLQEMLTIKSDDVYGRSKAYEAIIKKTEIVGPKVPESFNVLVKELQGLGLKVDLVASDQVIDAEAVLATNIHEEATHPAKVEAPTSLISDVDVTSEEAASQGFEFEDGDGNPIVTDFDEENTSLVAATTDDDITDEEGEEA; from the coding sequence ATGGCAAAAGCATTAACTGCTACCAAAACAACACGCGTCTACCTCACAGATGGCAGCCACGACACCGGTCTTTCGCTGCCAAACCTGGTAGACCACCAAAATAAATCATTTCAGTGGCTGGTAGACGAGGGGCTCGGTGAACTACTGGCCGAAATCAGCCCGGTTGATGACTATACTGGTACAAAGTTGAGCCTTGTTTTCAAGCAGTACCATTTTGAAGACCCAAAGCTAACGGAAGCCGAAGCCCGGGAAAACAACGTGAGCTACGAAGCTCCCCTGAAGGCCACTGTGGAGCTAACAAACAAAGTCACCGGCGAAGTTAAAGAACAAGAAATTTACCTTGGTGACTACCCATGGATGACGCGCCGCGGAACGTTCATTATCAACGGTGCAGAACGTGTTGTAGTGAGCCAGCTGATTCGCTCAGCTGGTGTTTTTTATACCGCTGAACTCCATGGTACACGCAGCCTGTACAGCGCAAAGGTTATTCCTGGTCGTGGTGCATGGCTCGAATTTGAGACGGCAGCCAATGGTGCCCTGTACGTCAAAATTGACCGCAAGCGCAAAATTCCGGTTACCACGCTGCTACGTGCACTTGGTATGACCGAGGCCAGCATGAAAGAGGCATTCAAACACGTTGACCAAGCTAAGGACAGTTTCTTGCAGTCGACGCTCGACAAAGACCCAAGCAAAGGCCACGCTGAAGCACTCATAGAAGTGTATCGCCGTCTCCGACCGGGCGACCTCGCTACGGTAGATAACGCACGCAGTTTGCTCGAAAACATGTTCTACAACTTCAAGCGTTTTGACTTTTCGCGCGTTGGTCGCTACAAAATTAACCAGCGGCTCGGGCTTGATGTGGCAAACACGGCCGAGAACCGGATTATGCGCCTCGAAGACCTCGTTGCCATAGTCGCGGAACTCATCCGCATGAATGTAACCCAAGAACCGGGTGATGACATAGACTCCCTTAGCAACCGCCGAATAAAGATGGTAGGCGAGCTGGTGCAGCGCCAATTCCGCATTGGCCTTCTTCGTATGGTTCGCAACACCCAAGACCGCATGTCTATGAGCGAAATTGAAACCGTACAGCCGGGTCAGCTTATAAATGCACGGCCAGTAGTAGCCGCCGTACGCGAGTTCTTCGCAAGCTCACAGCTCAGTCAGTTTATGGACCAGATTAACCCGCTCAGTGAGCTGGCGCACAAACGACGCCTCAGTTCGATGGGTCCGGGTGGACTCAGCCGAGAGCGCGCTGGTTTTGAGGTGCGCGACGCACACGCAACCCACTACGGGCGCATTTGTGCTGTAGAAACACCAGAAGGTGCCAACGTGGGCCTGGTGCTTAACCTCGCGAATTTTGCCCGTATAAACGACTATGGTTTCATAGAAACTCCGTACCGCAAGGTGGTTAAGGGGAAAGTCACCGACGAAATTGTCTACCTGGACGCCGCAGCCGAAGAACATGCAGTTATTGCTGGCGCCGGTGTGCCAACCGATAAAAATGGCACATTTGTAGAAGCACGCGTCAGCGCTCGCGCTGGCCTGAAGTCAGCAACTGTCGACCGCAACGATGTCACTCACGTCGATGCCGCGCAGAACCAGATTATTGGCTCTAGTGCCGGGCTTATTCCATTCATAGAGAAAAACTACGTGTACCGGGCACTCATGGGTAGTAACCAACAGCGTCAGGCGGTACCACTAATTGCCCCGCAGAGCCCTGTTGTTGGAACGGGCGTTGAAGCAGCTGCTGCTGCAAACACAGGACAGCTCGTGGTCGCCGAGGCGGCCGGTGAAGTCGTGAAAGCAAATGCCGACCAAGTGGTTGTGAAATACAAGGACGGCAATGTCACCTACGACGCGCTTCACTTTGTTCGCAGCAACGAAGGCACCAGCATAAACCAACACGTGGTTGTTTCTACAGGAGACAAAGTAAAAGCCGGCGATGCACTCATAGAGGGCATGAGCATCCAGGGCGGCGAACTCGCGCTTGGCAAAGACCTGCTCGTCGCATTTATGCCATGGGCTGGCTACAACTTCGAAGACGCTATCATCATTAGCCGCAAACTGGTTGAAGACGACACGCTTACAAGCGTACACATCGTGGACTACATGATTGAAGTTCGTGAAACCAAGCTTGGTCCAGAGATTGTCACCCGTGATATTCCAAATGTTTCAGAAGATGCCCTTCGGCACCTCGACGATGACGGTATTGTGCGTATAGGCGCCGAGGTCCACCCGGGTGATATCCTCGTCGGTAAAATTACGCCAAAAGGCGAACAAGAGCTGAGCAGTGAAGAACGCCTACTACGGGCTATCTTCGGTGAAAAAGCCAAAGAAGTTCGCGATACGTCACAGCGCATGAGCAACGGAAAACACGGTAAGGTCGTGGGCGTGAAAGTGTTTAGCCGTGAAAACGGTCACGAGCTGAAGGCTGGTGTGCTGATGCAGATTCAAGTTTTTGTTGCCCAAATGCGTAAGATTAGCGTTGGCGACAAACTCGGAGGTCGGCACGGAAACAAGGGTGTAATTGCCCGTATTCTGCCCGTCGAAGACATGCCGTTCATGGAAGACGGAACGCCGGTAGATATTGTACTGAACCCGCTCGGTGTGCCGAGTCGTATGAACATTGGACAGCTGTTTGAAACACACCTTGGTATGGCTGCTCGTGCTCTTGGCATGAAAGTCGCTAGCCCAAGCTTTAACGGTGTGCCAATGAGTAAAATCCGAGACATGCTGAAAGAAGCTGGCTTCCCGGAAGATGGCAAGCAACAGCTGTATGATGGCCGCACCGGCGGCGCCTACAAAGAACGCACCACGGTCGGTAGCATGTACATGATTAAGCTCAATCATATGGTTGCAGATAAAATTCACGCTCGCTCGACCGGACCATACACTATGGTTACGCAGCAACCACTCGGTGGTAAGGCTCAGAATGGCGGTCAGCGCTTTGGCGAAATGGAGGTGTGGGCACTGGAGGCGTACGGCGCAGCCAATACACTGCAGGAAATGCTTACCATTAAGTCCGATGATGTCTATGGTCGTAGCAAAGCCTACGAAGCTATCATCAAAAAGACCGAGATTGTTGGGCCAAAGGTTCCAGAAAGCTTTAACGTGCTCGTGAAAGAGCTACAGGGTCTTGGTCTAAAGGTTGACCTCGTTGCTTCTGACCAAGTAATTGACGCCGAAGCGGTACTGGCTACAAACATCCACGAAGAAGCAACGCACCCCGCAAAGGTTGAGGCGCCGACATCACTCATATCTGACGTGGATGTCACCAGCGAAGAAGCTGCATCACAAGGCTTTGAGTTTGAAGATGGCGACGGCAATCCCATTGTGACCGACTTTGACGAGGAAAATACAAGCCTCGTTGCAGCCACGACAGACGATGATATTACCGACGAAGAAGGGGAGGAGGCTTAG
- the rpoC gene encoding DNA-directed RNA polymerase subunit beta', whose translation MRRYSYGTNIADFDAVRLAVASSKDIEDWSYGEVLKPETINYRTQKPERDGLFCERIFGPVKDINPHDAKYKGVRSREAAVDKNGELVTRSIVRRERMGHINLAVPVAHIWFLRGTPSAMGLLLGMTVKSLERVAYFAAYVVKSVNVAARDQYRADQEAQWQAGQQAIKLRYEKEAETEGADVKALAEAQTKELEQFDKEWELLRNQLDSLVAFSLMNEGDYRALPRELRDMITVGMGGAALRELLEGIDLVKLIADLTTEAEEAKGQRKKKLMKRLRLLESMERAGIKPESTCLSVLPVIPPDLRPMVQLTGGRFATSDLNDLYRRVINRNNRLKKLIELNAPEVIRRNEQRMLQEAVDALIDNNNARSGRAVAATGQRRRLKSLSDMLKGKQGRFRQNLLGKRVDYSGRSVIVAGPELKINQCGLPKMMALELFKPFVIGELIFREQAHNIRSATRMIETGETEVWDALDEVITGKYVLLNRAPSLHRLSIQAFQPVLIEGRAIQLHPLVCKGFNADFDGDQMAVHLPLSDAAQAEARDIMSANRNLLKPADGSPILHIEQDIVLGCYYLTYERPGKEVAPRAFSSLNEASMAFDAGVIKLQSRVLVSFRGEMRVTTLGRLSFNEIFPEDFAFQDEAMTKKRLQKVMGAVYAQYGQEKTAEIADNLKDLGFRYATMSGLSMGMDDFEPITGLEDVLKEGETKSAGISTQYDQGFITDDERHRLTVENWTKIDTRVQNMLSEQMKDQDGSMAIAITSGARGNVSQMKMSVGMLGVFQDAAGNVIELPVKAGYIQGLTPLEYFTGTRGTRKAVIDIALKTADAGYLTRRLVDVSQDVFTIDDDSDDASDPGFALLRADAAAIGVTYASRLEGRFAAEDLKGYVKAGELFTKEVAEAIDADEKLDGVKIRSALSATSVHGVPQKSYGVDPATGHLVTSHNPIGVIAAQSIGEPGTQLSLDSKHRSGAVVADDTAQGLSRVEELFEARSPKGQAYLADINGVVNAWEEGERYIVQVTANDREVLEIVLEGRTAKIASGSDVAIGDVLASREDGAEPLVSPMAGKAELTDKSVIITPTSKSVVRYEIPGFKQLLVQDGDVVVAGQRLTNGSINLHDLMRLQGVEPTQRYIMNEILGIFAGQGQNISDKHLEIIVRQMFSRVQIEDAGDSEFVTGDVVSKLAVAEANEALVSAGKQPAKVNQLLLGITKASLSTDSFLSAASFQDTTRVLIGAATSGRIDKLFGLKENVILGRKIPVGTGYGASNALDEGDDVELVEEYHNDQIFRNEG comes from the coding sequence ATGCGACGCTATTCATACGGCACGAATATTGCAGATTTTGACGCAGTGCGTCTTGCTGTTGCCAGCAGCAAAGATATAGAAGATTGGAGCTACGGCGAGGTCCTGAAACCAGAGACCATAAACTACCGAACTCAAAAACCGGAACGCGACGGGCTGTTTTGCGAGCGTATATTTGGCCCAGTAAAAGACATAAACCCGCACGACGCGAAATACAAGGGAGTTCGCTCTCGCGAAGCTGCCGTTGATAAAAACGGTGAACTTGTTACGAGGAGCATCGTGCGCCGTGAACGCATGGGTCATATTAACCTGGCCGTGCCGGTGGCTCACATTTGGTTCTTGCGGGGAACCCCAAGTGCCATGGGGCTGTTGCTCGGCATGACAGTAAAGAGTCTCGAGCGTGTCGCATATTTTGCCGCCTATGTCGTAAAAAGCGTTAATGTTGCTGCTCGTGACCAATATCGAGCCGACCAAGAAGCGCAGTGGCAAGCCGGACAGCAGGCAATCAAACTTCGCTACGAGAAAGAAGCAGAAACCGAAGGCGCCGACGTGAAGGCGCTTGCTGAAGCCCAGACCAAAGAACTCGAACAGTTTGACAAAGAATGGGAACTGCTTCGCAACCAGCTCGACAGCTTAGTCGCATTCAGTCTTATGAATGAGGGCGACTACCGTGCGCTACCCCGTGAGCTACGCGATATGATTACCGTTGGTATGGGCGGCGCCGCGCTGCGCGAGCTGCTTGAAGGTATTGACCTCGTGAAGCTGATAGCCGATTTGACCACTGAAGCCGAAGAAGCCAAGGGTCAGCGCAAGAAGAAGCTAATGAAACGACTCCGTTTGCTCGAAAGCATGGAGCGAGCAGGCATAAAGCCAGAAAGCACCTGCCTGTCGGTTCTACCGGTGATACCTCCGGACCTTCGTCCAATGGTACAGCTCACGGGTGGACGGTTTGCCACCAGTGACCTCAACGATTTGTACCGCCGTGTCATCAACCGCAACAATCGTTTGAAGAAACTTATTGAGTTGAATGCCCCAGAGGTTATTCGTCGCAACGAACAGCGAATGCTACAGGAAGCGGTCGATGCGCTCATAGACAACAACAATGCTCGCAGTGGCCGTGCTGTAGCAGCGACTGGTCAACGCCGTCGACTGAAGAGCCTAAGCGATATGCTGAAAGGCAAGCAGGGTCGTTTCCGCCAGAACCTACTTGGTAAACGCGTAGACTACTCTGGTCGTTCGGTTATTGTTGCCGGTCCAGAGCTTAAAATCAACCAGTGTGGTCTGCCAAAGATGATGGCCCTTGAGCTTTTCAAGCCCTTTGTTATTGGCGAACTCATTTTCCGAGAACAGGCACATAACATCCGGAGCGCCACGCGCATGATAGAAACTGGCGAGACAGAAGTATGGGACGCACTTGACGAAGTCATTACTGGCAAATACGTCTTGCTTAACCGTGCCCCGTCACTGCACCGTCTGAGCATTCAGGCTTTCCAACCGGTACTGATTGAGGGTCGTGCTATTCAGCTTCACCCGCTTGTATGTAAAGGGTTTAACGCAGACTTCGACGGTGACCAAATGGCTGTCCACTTGCCGTTATCCGATGCGGCACAGGCAGAAGCGCGTGACATCATGTCGGCAAACCGTAACCTCCTGAAGCCTGCCGACGGTTCTCCTATTTTGCACATTGAGCAAGATATTGTCCTTGGGTGTTACTACCTCACCTATGAACGCCCAGGTAAAGAAGTAGCTCCACGAGCATTTTCGAGCCTCAACGAAGCCTCTATGGCATTTGACGCTGGAGTCATAAAGCTCCAAAGCCGTGTCCTTGTTTCGTTCCGGGGTGAGATGCGCGTGACGACCCTAGGGCGCCTGTCTTTCAACGAAATTTTCCCCGAAGACTTTGCATTCCAAGATGAAGCCATGACGAAAAAGCGTTTGCAAAAAGTTATGGGCGCGGTTTACGCGCAGTATGGCCAGGAAAAAACGGCAGAAATTGCCGACAACCTCAAAGACCTTGGCTTCCGCTACGCAACCATGTCTGGCCTAAGCATGGGCATGGACGACTTCGAACCAATTACCGGGCTCGAAGACGTTTTGAAAGAAGGCGAAACAAAGAGCGCTGGCATTTCAACCCAGTACGACCAAGGCTTCATTACCGACGATGAGCGACATCGTCTCACCGTAGAAAACTGGACCAAGATTGACACACGTGTGCAAAACATGTTGTCAGAGCAGATGAAAGATCAAGACGGTTCTATGGCTATTGCTATTACTTCTGGTGCGCGCGGTAACGTTTCTCAGATGAAAATGTCAGTCGGTATGCTTGGCGTGTTCCAAGATGCGGCTGGTAACGTCATTGAGCTTCCCGTGAAAGCCGGGTACATACAAGGCCTAACGCCGCTTGAGTACTTTACCGGTACGCGTGGTACCCGTAAGGCGGTTATTGACATTGCCCTCAAGACTGCCGACGCTGGTTACCTAACTCGTCGCCTTGTCGACGTGTCCCAAGATGTCTTTACCATAGACGACGACAGCGATGATGCGTCCGACCCAGGGTTTGCCTTGCTTCGCGCCGACGCTGCTGCCATAGGTGTTACCTACGCCTCACGGCTCGAAGGCCGTTTTGCCGCCGAAGACCTCAAGGGCTATGTCAAGGCCGGAGAGTTGTTTACGAAAGAAGTTGCCGAAGCTATCGACGCCGATGAAAAACTCGACGGCGTCAAAATACGAAGCGCGCTGAGTGCCACATCGGTTCATGGCGTTCCGCAAAAGAGCTACGGAGTTGACCCAGCGACGGGCCATTTGGTTACCAGCCATAACCCAATAGGTGTTATTGCTGCCCAGAGTATTGGCGAGCCGGGTACGCAGCTAAGCCTCGACAGTAAGCACCGTTCTGGTGCCGTCGTGGCCGATGACACCGCTCAAGGCTTGAGTCGTGTTGAGGAGCTTTTTGAAGCTCGCTCACCGAAGGGTCAGGCATATTTGGCTGATATCAATGGTGTCGTAAACGCATGGGAAGAGGGTGAGCGCTACATTGTGCAAGTCACCGCAAATGACCGCGAAGTACTGGAAATAGTACTTGAAGGTCGCACGGCCAAGATTGCGAGCGGTAGTGATGTCGCCATTGGTGATGTTCTCGCCAGCCGTGAAGATGGCGCTGAGCCGCTTGTGTCGCCTATGGCGGGCAAGGCTGAACTGACCGATAAATCAGTCATCATCACCCCGACCAGCAAGAGTGTTGTTCGCTACGAAATCCCAGGCTTTAAACAGCTGCTTGTCCAAGACGGTGATGTCGTGGTGGCAGGCCAGCGTCTGACCAACGGTTCCATCAACCTGCACGACCTCATGCGTCTGCAAGGTGTTGAGCCGACGCAGCGTTACATCATGAACGAAATCCTCGGTATCTTTGCTGGGCAGGGGCAGAACATTAGTGACAAGCATCTTGAAATCATTGTGCGTCAAATGTTCAGCCGCGTTCAAATAGAAGATGCCGGCGATAGCGAATTTGTAACTGGTGACGTTGTGAGTAAGCTTGCTGTTGCCGAAGCCAACGAAGCACTTGTTTCGGCCGGTAAACAGCCCGCCAAGGTTAACCAGCTACTGCTCGGTATTACCAAAGCATCACTTTCAACCGATTCGTTCCTGAGTGCTGCCAGCTTCCAGGACACTACTCGCGTCCTCATTGGTGCTGCCACCAGCGGTCGTATCGACAAGCTGTTTGGCCTTAAAGAGAACGTCATCTTGGGTCGCAAGATTCCAGTTGGCACTGGCTATGGTGCAAGCAACGCACTCGATGAAGGTGATGACGTAGAGTTGGTTGAAGAATATCACAACGACCAAATCTTCCGCAACGAAGGGTAG